A stretch of DNA from Megalops cyprinoides isolate fMegCyp1 chromosome 17, fMegCyp1.pri, whole genome shotgun sequence:
GAAGAAGAGAAGGCAGGTCATCGTGTACAATCCAGACTTAAAATTAACAGTTGAGTAAGATTACACACAAAGAAGTGACATAATAGGTGTTATGAGAAAATTATCCTGCAAAGCCCCAGAAACAATTACCTGCCTTTTATAAAATCTGCATGCATTTAGCTTTGGCCGCAGCGCGCCATAGTGTATTTAACCTGTTTTCCAGGCAATAAGGAGCTGTTAAGCGGCGCGGCGGTGAGCCGCGGGTAGGCACTTTAACCGGCGCTGTCAGCCCGGTGAGTTGTGTAATGGCACGTCTGTGAGTGGTGTCAGGGAGACGAATCAGGCCTCTGCTTGAGCTGGCTGGGTTCCAGAGGAGGGGGCGGCTGTGTGCATGGGTTAGATTTAAAGTAAATAAGACCAATCCGCCACACCTAGCCGAGGCCATCATCTCCAGGTTGGCCCGCCGCACACCTTATGATCCCTCCCCAGATTTACCGCCACCCTCTGCTTACAGCGGCTCCCGCTTCACCGAGGTGAACTCATTGCGTTAAAGAAGTGCTGGTGTGCAAATCACTCTGATGGGCATTTTTTTTATAGGAGTGAAAggccttttaaaatgtcactgcttTGCCTGCGTTTGTCTGCTGATTCTGTGTCACGCAGTGCTCAAAACCATCCCTGGGTGATTCTCTCTCCAAGGACAGGCTTATTCAGCATGAGGACAAgcagatgaaaatgaacatgactGAAGTACACAGGTTGTGGGATTTAGGCATACTGGCCAGTGCAATACAAATAACGAGATTACTTGAGTGGATGGGAGTTCCTTACTCCTTTTGCTGGTGGGGATAGTGATGGCCATGTTTCAAAAGCAATGCTTTTAGTCGTAGAATAATAGGATACACATTAacactgtgatgtaatgaaCATGTGAATTGTGAGCATTCATAATTACAGTTACCGTATATGATATATAAGGTTCCTTAGTAACTCAATGGTTAAGGCTGTCagcacaagctgagctctgtggctCGGGTACAACCCTAGTCATGCCATCAGCTGATGGTGACTGGGAGCCACAACAATCAAACTGTGGTACTGTGTGACTTCTCACACCTGTGCAGGTTGCCTGGGTGACTTTGGTGAAGCCCCACCCTTTGTCCAGTGGACGCTTATCTTGCTGTTGTGCATTGGGTGACTTGCAGTTTGAGAAATAGTCGAGGTCGGTGTATGAGTGTAAGTGTTTGGAGGAATGTGCTTGCTGTTAACCACCACCACTGCATAAGTGTAGTGGTTGTGTCGGTCAGACGCAAGCCTAATAAATTCAGCTGGCAATTCCGAAAGAGGGCtgcatgaaaaaaggaaaaaagggcatgaaaaatgataaatacagCATCCAAATGAGTTGCCATAGTACTTTCTCCAGTGTGTTTCTGAATCTACCTGTGTGGTGGCTGAGACTGGCTTTGCGAATGTTTCTGTCCCAATGAAGCTGTTAAAACCTTTTTATGTCTTTCCCCTCCAGGAAGGGCTGAGAGAAGCCGCCCTGAGAAGGCTCAGCATGTTCCCCAGGACCATGCAGGCCGAGGGGTGGGACCACAGCTAGCCatgcctgccacagagatgGAGACCGAGATGGGCATGGACAGGCATCTGAGGGACAGCTCTGGGGTCCTGAACATCTCGAACTGTACGGGAGCGGCCGGGGACACCCTCCGGCCCAAGATGGTGACGGAGAGgacggtggtggtggtggtgctggccGCCCTGACGCTCCTCACCACTCTGGTGAACAGCGGCGTCATCATGGCCATCTGCACCACCCGGAAGCTGCACCTGCCGGCCAACTACCTCATCTGCTCGCTGGCCGTCACTGACTTCCTGGTGGCCATCCTGGTGATGCCGCTGAGCGTGCTGTACATCGCCACGGAGACGTGGTGGCTGGGGCATGCGCTGTGCGAGGCCTGGCTCAGCCTGGACATGACCTGCTGCACCTGCTCCATCCTGCACCTGTGCGTTATCGCCCTCGACCGCTACTGGGCCATCACCAACGCCATCGAGTACGCCCGCAAGCGCACCGCCCGCCGGGCCGCCGCCATGGTGGGCGCCGTCTGGGTCCTGTCCGTCTTCATCTCCGTCCCGCCCCTCTTCTGGAGGCAGAGCCACGGCGCCGGCGACCACGCCCGCTGCGTCATCGAGCACGACCACGTGGGCTACACCATCTACTCCACCTTCGGGGCCTTCTACATCCCCATGACCCTCATTCTGGTGCTGTACTACCGCATCTACAGCACCGCCAAGACGCTGTACCAGAAGCGCGGCTCCAGCAGGCACCTGAGCAGCCGCAGCATGGACAGCCAGAACTCGCTGAGCCACTGCCGCATGGCGCACGCCTTCTGCGTGTCCGACCTCTCCAACTCCGACCCCACGCTGGAGTTCGACCGGCTCAACGTCACCATTCGCTTCCCGCCCTTGGAGGGGGAGCCGGAGGGGGCCTGCGAGAGGAACCAGATCTGCACGTCCCGGGAGAGGAAGGCGGCCCGCATCCTGGGGCTGATCCTGGGGGCCTTTGTGCTCTGCTGGCTCCCCTTCTTCATCAAGGAGCTGCTGGTGGGGCTGCGCCtgctgcacccctccccccaggtgTCCGACCTGCTCACCTGGCTGGGCTACATCAACTCCCTCATCAACCCGCTGCTCTACACCAGCTTCAACGAGGACTTCAAGCTGGCCTTTAAGAAGCTGGTCAGGTGCAAAGAGCATGTGTAGACCCGCCGGAGGACTGGGGTTGAACAGTGCAGTGAAAGACACCGCGTGTAGACCCGCGGGAGCACTGGGACTGAGCTATGGCTGCTAGATGCTACGCATAGTTCCGCTGGGGCACTGTGACTGAGGAATGCCCTGAGGGCGCACCGTGTGTATTCCAGCAGGTGCACTGTGACTGAGCATTGCCCTGAGGGCGCACCGTGTGTATTCCCGCGGGTGCACTGTGACTGAGCAATGCCCTGAGGGCGCACCGTGTGTATTCCCGCAGGTGCACTGTGACTGGGCAATGCCCTGAGGGCGCACTGACAGAACACACCACATGTAGGCACACTCCATGCAAAGTTTCTGAGTGAAACTATCAGCAAAAAAactgtcgttttttttttttcgtcaaGATGACACATGAATATGTATGAACCAAACTGAGAAAAGTATTACGCTTTTAGGTTGGACTATGGACCATACAGTTATAGAACATGAACACGTACACAGAAagccattaaattaaaaaaaaaaaaaaaaacatgacatcaaGTCTCCGCGGAATGTCATTTTTAGTTACTTTATCACTTAATGCtgtttaattttgcttttaaaactaAGGTCAGCAAAAAATACTAATCACTGGTATTCGTTATCATGTTGGATCACACTAATTCTTCAAAGCAGCACCGAAGCCACTAtattgcacatgtgtgttttagctagctaataatCATGTGCACTTCATGGTTTCTCTTTTATTGGGCAGTAGGTTTTCATAGTATTCCATTCTAGTTTTATTCAGAACGCCCGATGCTTTCTCCCATTTTTCCTCAGGTTTCGGAATGTCCAGTTGTGTCAGCCGCAACCCACGCTGACAATCTGAGAGTCACTGCGTCTTAACACACCACAGTCCCCATGCCAAGCTTGTGTAGACATGAGTCAGGGGAGGACACTCCATATGCATTCTTTATGAAGGCAGACTGCTGGTGTGCAACTGTCCAGCAGGGGTTGCTATTGAGCTACATGAGAGACAAGCCCCTGGCCCACCAGCCCACCACCATATCCCCAGTAGACCGAAGCCTGTTTTGTTCCGCCACTAGTCTCCCAGTCATTATTGTTTAATGACACGGCCAGGATCAGACCTGGTCTGAAGGGCTCAGCCTTGCACTTGAACATCAAGTACTCATCCTGACTCAGCCACTTGGAGGCCCTCATAGCTTTCCAttcttaataataattacagttatcacaaaattacatttacaatacatttactcattcagcagatgctcttattcagaacaACTTACAAATTTGCCTGCAAAAAAGGTTAGGCTGAGAGTAGAATTGGTACCAGATCAGTAGTGTCATAACTGATCGTTGGgggtcattacattacatacaattGCCAGAGTGGGTGTAATTAATTATAGCAAATAAACCTGCAACAGGTAGCCAATGTTGTGGAACTAGTCATCACATATAGCCGGAAAGGACTTTTAAACCTGGAAATATGACAATGCGCAGTGTCAAAGTCAGTCCACTGTTTGGTGTGTTGATCAGTGACTGGATAGGTGGCtgtaataaacacaaaaccaatGGTTTTCAATGAAGCATCTGGTTGTGTTTCCAAGATATAATCATGAAATTGGCCACTCAGTATGCAAAGTGTCTGGTTATATGTCAGGAgaaaaattttgttttcttcGCGCAGTAATTCTGGGTGCTTGTCTGAACATTTATATGTATGAAATCAGAACCCACCAGGTATTTGGCAGTCCTTCAAAAGTATTTTATGAAAAGATCAAGAAAAAATTGGAATCATACTGCTGATGTTCAGAGCAGTACACATAAAGCATAAAACAGGACACTTTCAAAAACTCTTGCCCAAAATGAGACTAGTGGAGTAGACTCCCAAATCCCGTTTTTCaaccaaataaatattcatacaagAGCAGACACATCCTAGAAGCAAGAAGTGTGAGTTTCCATATTGCTCAAAACGTACAGttaatactttcatttttcatattcatggagaacatttgcttttttttatttatttattgtagtgTTTTTACTTCCAAGTGACAGATGGCGATTCATACACTCCTCACCTCTTCAGAAGAGAAAAGCCTCATAGAAACCTGGCTTGTGGGTACATTTTGGGCTGTTTACTTTCCAGAGACTGAAAGACTGGGCAGAATAGACAcctgctgctgtgtctttgtttccGAACGAACGCATTTATTCcacaatgttgctgtttttaatgagGTCCCgaaatagtaataaaaaatgattaagCTTCAGTGAGACTTCCTGTTAATTTTTACATCTTATCTTATTAattgtttcatctttttttttctgatttctggTGATACCCTGGCTTTATTTGTGGTGAATCCTCAAGAGCAGCATTCTGAGTAGCAGTGTGGCAGGATGATAAGGAGCAGGTTTGCTGACACAAAGGTTCTGGTTCAGTTACCACTTCCTGTACAAAGCATGTGTGGTCTGGTCTTTCCTGTTTCTCGTTCTTGTGGCCACAACATGCGAAGAAGGCGTCACACTTTGAGAAATGCTGTAAGCACAAAGAATAGGACTTCCACTGCCATTGTACATGTAAGGGAAACCATAACTTCAGACCTTCATGAAGTCAAAACATTATTGtttctattctgttttcttacaCTGGATGAAACATTCTGGTCACACCATCAAATTGG
This window harbors:
- the LOC118792508 gene encoding 5-hydroxytryptamine receptor 1E; translated protein: MDRHLRDSSGVLNISNCTGAAGDTLRPKMVTERTVVVVVLAALTLLTTLVNSGVIMAICTTRKLHLPANYLICSLAVTDFLVAILVMPLSVLYIATETWWLGHALCEAWLSLDMTCCTCSILHLCVIALDRYWAITNAIEYARKRTARRAAAMVGAVWVLSVFISVPPLFWRQSHGAGDHARCVIEHDHVGYTIYSTFGAFYIPMTLILVLYYRIYSTAKTLYQKRGSSRHLSSRSMDSQNSLSHCRMAHAFCVSDLSNSDPTLEFDRLNVTIRFPPLEGEPEGACERNQICTSRERKAARILGLILGAFVLCWLPFFIKELLVGLRLLHPSPQVSDLLTWLGYINSLINPLLYTSFNEDFKLAFKKLVRCKEHV